In one window of Thunnus thynnus chromosome 23, fThuThy2.1, whole genome shotgun sequence DNA:
- the LOC137176116 gene encoding E3 ubiquitin-protein ligase TRIM39-like has translation MTTLKEDLWKTLEDLTDEQFKQFKWCLKENDIPKGFLAIPVAQLERADRQDTVDLMVQKYSCPGALEITIRILEKISRNDLVQHLSSANTRMNGLKTTDSVLLKNQYESEKAVLVETEAEIKLMIQERQMKILEVKHSAELSKKSAHKQIADSVRVFTILQQSVESSLANLIDIIEEKQKKTEKQAEGFIQGLEQEISDLTKRSTEMERLSRVKDHLDFLQNFSSLNAIPPTKSWTKVSIPPPSYKGNVRTAVDQLQEKFSKETKKFLAKSELIRVQQFAVDVTLDPDTANPYLILSDDGKQVYCGNNVVNRKTPDKPERFNPATNVLGKQGFSSGRFYYEVQVKGKTAWDLGVVKASVARKGSINASPEHGYWTICLRNGDKYKASAVYLSVKCQPKKVGVFVNYEKGSVSFYDVDTGERIHCFTDCSFNEKLYPFLSPSVHHGGKNSTPLIISPVNYTV, from the exons ATGACAACACTTAAAGAAGACCTTTGGAAAACTCTGGAGGATTTGACAGATGAGCAATTCAAGCAGTTCAAGTGGTGCCTAAAGGAGAATGACATCCCCAAAGGCTTCTTAGCCATCCCAGTGGCCCAGCTGGAGAGGGCAGACAGGCAGGATACAGTGGATCTGATGGTACAAAAATACAGCTGCCCTGGAGCCCTGGAGATTACCATAAGGATTTTAGAGAAGATCAGCAGGAATGATCTGGTGCAACATTTGTCAAGCGCCAACACAAGAATGAATG GCCTAAAGACCACTGACTCTGTTCTTCTCAAAAATCAATATGAAAGCGAGAAGGCCGTGCTGGtggagacagaggctgaaattaaGCTGATGATCCaggagagacagatgaagaTCTTGGAGGTCAAACACTCAGCAGAGCTCAGCAAGAaatctgcacacaaacagatcGCAGATAGTGTGCGGGTCTTTACTATTTTGCAGCAGTCTGTAGAGAGTAGTCTGGCCAATCTCATCGATATTATTGAAGAAAagcagaagaagacagagaaacaggccgAAGGATTCATCCAAGGGCTGGAGCAGGAAATCTCTGACCTAACCAAGAGAAGCACTGAGATGGAGCGGCTCTCACGCGTCAAAGACCACCTTGACTTCCTCCAAAACTTCTCGTCACTGAATGCTATCCCACCAACAAAGAGCTGGACAAAAGTCAGCATCCCTCCTCCATCATATAAGGGAAATGTTAGGACAGCTGTGGATCAGCTGCAGGAAAAATTCagcaaagagacaaagaagTTCCTTGCTAAATCTGAGCTAATCAGGGTCCAGCAGTTtgcagtggatgtgactctaGATCCTGATACAGCAAATCCCTACCTCATCTTGTCTGATGATGGGAAACAAGTATACTGTGGTAATAATGTAGTAAATCGAAAGACACCAGACAAGCCAGAAAGATTTAATCCTGCTACCAATGTCTTGGGAAAGCAGGGTTTCTCTTCAGGTAGATTTTATTATGAGGTTCAGGTGAAAGGGAAGACTGCCTGGGATTTAGGTGTTGTCAAAGCGTCAGTCGCTAGGAAGGGATCAATCAATGCAAGCCCTGAGCATGGCTACTGGACTATATGTTTAAGGAATGGAGATAAGTACAAAGCTTCTGCTGTCTATCTTAGTGTAAAATGTCAGCCAAAGAAGGTTGGCGTGTTTGTGAATTACGAGAAAGGTTCAGTCTCCTTTTATGACGTAGACACCGGAGAACGTATCCACTGCTTTACTGACTGTTCCTTCAATGAGAAACTCTACCCATTCCTCAGTCCCAGTGTTCATCATGGTGGTAAAAACTCCACCCCTCTGATCATCTCTCCTGTCAATTACACTGTTTAG